ttataggtatttcatcacatttactaatgacttcagtagatatggttatgtgtccttgatgacacataagtcagaatcctttgaaaagttaaaagaattcaagaatgaagtacagaaccagcttggcaagagtattaagatacttcgatcagatcgaggtggagaataccttaaccatgagttttgtgactgcctagctgagtgtgggattctatcccaactcactcctcctggaacaccacagtggaatggtgtatccgaaaggagaaatcgtaccctattagatatggtgcgatctatgatgagtcacacagatcttccgacatacttttggggttatgctctagtcacagcagcttttatactcaaccgagttctatccaaggtcgtgataaagacaccatataggatatggactgagagagatgcccaggtgtctttcatgaggatttggggttgtgaggcttacgttagatgtcaagtctcagacaaattaggacccaaatccgacaagtgctatttcattggatatcctaaggaaactaagggatattacttctacattcccaatcagcacaaggtagttgtggcaaagactggggtctttctagaaaaggactttatttctagaaagactagtgggagtgcgttcgatcttgaagaagttcaagatgcgaacaatagcactgatgcctcgatggaaattgaactggtaccataaagtgttatggatgatgttgttccacaaggagttgaggaacaacaaccagttcaagtagacatacctcttcacaggtctgatagggtacgtcgtcagcctgagagatactcatttctcttgtctgaccatgatgacattgtgcttatagaggatgagcctaccacctatcaggaagctgtgatgagaccagattctgagagatggctagaggccatgagattcgagatggaatccatgtacaccaaccaagtttggactttggttgatccacctgaaggggtaaaacccatagggtgcaagtgggtctttaagagaaagactgacatggatggacttatttataagggtcgcttggtagctaaaggtttcaagcagattcatggtattgactatgatgagaccttttctccagtagcgatgtttaagtccattcggatcatgcttgctattgcagcctaccatgactatgagatatggcagatggatgtcaaaaccgcatttctgaatggaaacctgctcgaggatgtgtacatgacacaacctgagggttttgtagatccacagcatactagcagagtatgcaagctgcataggtccatttatggactaaagcaagcttctcggagctggaatcttcgattcgatgatgcaatcaaatagtttggtttcatcaagaacgaagatgaaccttgtgtctacaagaaggttgtaggggatatagttgtcttcctcatattgtatgtggatgacatactactcattgggaaggacatccctatgcttcagtctgtcaagacctggctagggagttgcttctcaatgaaggacttaggtgaggcatcccgtattctagggatacagatctatagagatagatctaagagattgcttggcctaagtcagagtacatacattgacaaggtactccttcggtttgccatgcagaactccaagaagggatttctgccgatgtcatatggcgtgaatctttcgaagactcaaggtccctcttctagagaggagagagactgcatggatcagatcccttatgcctcagccataggatcgatcatgtacaccatgctatgtactcaaccaGATGTCTCGtacgctttgagcatgacgagcagataccagtcagatccaggtgaaagtcactggatagcggtcaagaatattcttaagtacttaagaaggactaaagaatatttcttgatatatggaggcaatgatgagctagctgtaaagggttacagtgatgctagcttcctgaccgatcaggatgactatagatcgcagtcggtgTTCGTATTTTGCATCAATGgtagtgctgtgagctggaagagttcgaagcaggacacagtagcagattctacgacagaggccgagtatattgctgcatcagaggcagcaaaggaggcagtttggattcgcaagttcatcactgaacttggggtggttcctagcattgctgaccctattgagctctattgtgacaacaatggagctatagcataggcgaaggaacctcgctcacaccagcggaccaaacacatactacggcgcttccatctcattcgagagatcatcgagagaggagatgtgaagatttgcagagtacctacagaggctaacatcgcaaatcccttgaccaaggctttggcacagaagaagcatgatggtcacactaggtcatttgggcttagagcctacactgattggtactagtgctagtgggagattgttagctagagccctagagccaatcatttgataattgtattttggacttattgtatcatattctatataaataaaggcatttggattttggttattatacttacttgtattagtgtcaaataaactaagtataataatgtccttgagtagacggttctcacctatatcaatcggttagttgaaccgatagtgagataatatagggaacactactcttaatcattcctagtcgagtattaacattcaaggacaatgttaatgcaataagactagcatgtaggtcaactcgatgacttgatctcacaagtcatggatatagagatatcaagttgccacatgggtatacattagagaatgtatactgaatgacccgccatgagaaagtatcatggattgttatatgagtgtcatatactttctcatgtggctattagtatgactactagtccttagacctgaagtcaccatggatccctacataaggagttatgtactttggtttcgtcaaacgtcacccgtaactgggtggactataaaggcgattactgggtatgtaatgaattatgcagagggatgtgagtgatgtagataggatctatccctcctatatgacgggagagacatcagtattcttgatagagggagaccacgaagtgcatggccatgccaaaatgagtcaatataggatattgagctcatttgatttagtgagtctacttggtgttcaagatttagattgatcagaggatgacacggtctatgtctcacattgatcaatctagatgtctaggatagaaggacacttgtcatatattgtgagaagtcacaattagtagtcacaaggtgatgtcggatcccgacattcttgtaacttgggtagtaatgatgtgttgctagataccgctcattacttatgctcctaaatgggtttagggcattgccaacgttacaagaacctatagggtcacacacttaggacaattagatggagattaggtacatatgatgaaccaagaggattagattcatttgatgaatcaaattggattaagagtaatactaattaggctaacttgagttcgactcaagttgattcatgtgttcaatgagtctaatttagattttcactcattgaatcaatttaattaaatgaattagattcattatattaagttggcttaaatcaaatggttggattcgatcaaccatggaagagatttggtcaagtttgacttgacttgagaggaagattaaaagtcaagtttgacttgactttatgccacctcattggtgagtttccattgatatggaccaatgatgttactccacatcatcataggtgccacctcatggaagttacaaagccattttctttaatagcttcacattaattgcacttaatgcaatttatgggagttacacaatggagagtggccgaccacttttgtttgaatgagaattcaataattcattcaagtgtgcattttcttccttcttcctctcaagctctccctctcctccttccttggccgaaccacataggtgctagcacaccttggtttttggtcacctccacctagtgtattcgtgtggatacgtgtagagagttgtctacattgacaactttgagatccgacgtaccgaggacgagcaggatacgcaaaagggcacgcaacaagggtaaagatcttcatcatgtagatctagaagttttgtaactcgtactcatatgttttcgaattttttttcgcacgagatccgttagctagggtgattcggggtttccgcgacgcgaaaagcggttttcgcgacccgaaaaacccaacaatgggtGCATATCACGATGGACTTTGTGGTTAGACTACCCCGAACCAGGAagggccatgatgcgatttgggtaatcgttgatcggttaaccaaatctgTAAACTTCTTACCGATTCATCGGACAGattcattggatcgattggcagagttaTACTGCAGAGAGATCACCAGATTGCATGGTATACCTCTGAGTATTATATCAAATAGagatccatgatttacctctcgATTTTGGCGGAGTCTCCAGCAGGCCATGGGTACAGAACTCCATTTTAGTACCGCGTTTcatcctcagaccgatgggcaGTCGGAGCGTACTATCCAGACATTGGAGGATCTATTGAgatcttgtgttatggacttcaGCGGTAGCTGGGAGGATCATTTGCACTTGGTGGAGTTTTCATATAATAACAGTTACCACTCAGCGATTCAGATGGCACCATTTGAGGCATTATATGGCAAATCTCCTATCTTATGAGATGAGGTTGGAGAATCGTCAGTCTTGGGCCCGCAGCGTATTCAGCGAGATGCAGAGTTGGTTGACACCATCAGACGCAGAATGTCAGAAGCTCAGGACCGACAGAAAAgctatgcagatcggagacggaGGCCTTTGGAGTTTTTTGTGGACGATCATGTGTTCCTGCGAGTGTCTCCTACCAAGGGAGTTAGGAGATTTGGATTGAAAGGGAAGTTAGCTCCTCATTACATTGGACCCTTTCATATACTTGAGAGGATTGGTGAGGTAGCATATCGATTGTCACTGCCACCTTCACTTGCCGGGGTgcatgatgtatttcacgtatctatgttgaggaaatACGTACCACACCCTATGCATATTTTGACTGATGTATCGATCACCCTTCAGCCAGATgtaacatatgaggaggttccagtgcGGATATTGGATCGCAAGGAACGCCAGTTGCGAAACAAGACAATCCGATTGGTCAAGGTTGGATGGGAGCATCATTCAGATGACGAAGCAACCTGGGAGCTGGAGGATGATATCCGAGCGCAGTACCCTCACTTGTTTAATGAAGGTATGTAAAGTAATTTCATTTATGATAATGATCACGCATGTCGTTTGTCGTTTAATGCCTTTGTgtcgtaaatttggggaccaaatttttattagagagggagaatgtgagatacggCAAAGTAAATAACCTATAATAATTTAtgggaatttttggatattttttcaGATTTATTTGGAGGTCGTATGACAatatttaaggggataaattgttAAGCTTAAGATGGTAATGAAAAATCACTATTAGAGGAGGGTTAATTATGGGATAGTGAGAACTCAACCTAACCCAAACCCTACTGCTTATAAGAAGCTACAGTGCTGGCCCTAAATCGCCGCTTCCCCTTATTCCTTCGTGTCTTCTGCCTCCGTCGATCCCTCACCACTCCACCTGATCTCGCCGACGGATTCATCTCCAACGCACGCCGCGATCGGTTGCCGGCGCTTGGTTGCGAAACGCGTCTCCGACCTCCTCCACGTTTGATCGGAGGCCTCATCTGTAGCGTTCCCTTCAAAACACCACTGCTCGCGAAGAATCCATGGTCGAGAGAGCAAAGCTGAGCTCTGGGGACGCTGGAGATTGAATTGCCATTCCCGAGCTCAAAGCTGGTCGAGGATCTGCACCTCAGGAAGATATCTCGTCTTCCCGAGCCTTAGGGCCGAGCCAAATTCGTCGGGATCTCTGTGCCGCTTGAGGTATTTACTGTCGTGGAGGTAAATTGAGGTGAGGATGGTTTAGATTAGGGTTTCTTAGCTATGAAGACCTGTGATTTGATGCCAGGTTGGGAGGATTGTATGGATTGAGGTATTGTTGTGGCAGTGGCTTGCTGTGAAGGGCTCGATCACAATTCCAGCAGCTGTTTTTCACTCGGGAAACATCAGGTAAGGCCTGCACCACTCCAGGAGTTCGATTTGTAGATCTAGGTGATGAATTCGGTGAGAATTGGGTGTTGATAAATGTGATTGTACCAATTGTAGCTTTGTGGAAGCATTGGATTACAGGTTTGATAATGAATCCTGCGCTGAGTGTGGGGATCAGATCTGAGATTGTGGGAGGTTATTAAGGTATGTTCTGTTCAGGTAATAAATTATAGTGATCCTATTAGAAGTTTAGAAATTTGTTAGTATTGTTCTCAGAAGATTGATAGTTGTAGATGTGGTTAAGGAATGCGACCATTTCTTGTACTGTATCAGTTCATATGGAATCAATGCATGTTTAGAATTCCTCTTGTTGATCAGTTTCAGCTAGAATTGTGGGATCTGTGGGCACAGATAGATTAAGGCTTGGGTCTAGTTTTAAGTAGTTCAGTGTGGATTCGTTTGAATAATAAATGGAACTCGGATCAAATTCACCTGTCAAGTACATTAGTATAGTTATTCAGTTTCATATGTAATTAGTTAAAATTTatacgttgacacaggactctgatcgaGGCGGGTGTCGTGACGAAGTTAACGTTGGATTCAGCCTACACTTAGAGGCAAGTACTTCTTGACTTGATTCTGTAGTTATTGTTCTTGGTGCATGAGTAGTTCGGATAAAGTAgagctttaccttgactccactcgtattatgTCTTGttcttgatactttatccactcaatcttcgagatgctCACATTCGTATCTATACAATCTCCCATTGTTATTCCTGATAATTAGcatatactagataccatgttaccTGTTTAgactactgtttatttatgccttgtattgagcatgcggcttcatgtagcatatctgattttgtatatatgatgattgttgcattgttcgtatcatgtcattacatgcatcgccgatgaccttggctcccttgtggttgagacggtcattggcctgggccgcacgctcggccactcatgggtagtggtagcttggagcgtgccgcatgtcctgtcgtgccccccactcgcacacttattgggtagtgatagctggagtcagGGGCTgcagggaccccatcgcagacgtggctatttagctactatgcaactgtcccctcggtcgCTCGaaagtagtggtagctggagggtgtacagtctgtcattgacCCGGCCTTTCGTCCATACTGGGGTTATGgtacttgaggggtgggcgggagtgaccatctgtgcatacgGTATTTCTCTGTTATTTCTGATTATGCTGTTATATGCTTACTTGTTCAGTTTCTACTATCATATACTTGTTTATATGCTTAGACACTGATCACTGTGACAGTATACCTTATCTGTGATTttggtagttatgagcagtactgtagcagtttatgTTACCTTAGACCTTATACtactagcttaggatatggtatcaggtatggatatatatatactttgtttacacAGTAGTATCTGTTATTCATTTTCccgagactgtatcctgttgTACTCTTAGCTATTTAtgttactcatgcactatctactCTTTACTCGCTGAGTTTTATATTCACCACctcgtatattggtaatttcaccaagTAGCCGATAGGGATGCTAGTACacttgtgttggagtgtatactgaaagcctaagcttttgtaaacatttgttttgaataaagaatcacatttggtcaaattatctacatttgtttgtagttgttcaattaatttatattgaagataacatagcatgtggtgtcacatgcagaagataatgttatcagtaccttataaattataaacagtagctcacgaccaaaatggaaaggaacaaatcattagaaggtcgtagtgtaattaggtatcagtttatcttgattgtatagttacactagtacacttagagtgtatcgagtaggaccatttgaggtcgtttcttttatactgactttataaaggaacaaagacctcagttattatggaagtgcgtgctcttaatcctaatataataacaagcatatatatttgatatttatttctttaatttatcaatgggtgagatttagttcgatgaatcaataagcctgataagttggtatatgatatcacttatagtgtgtgttgttgattatagaaggaaactgtgtcctagagatactaggttgataatgtccccaagagaagctcataaggattgtcatgttaaaccctgcaggtggacttagtccgacatgacgataaggttgagtggtactactcttggacttagatattaattaaatgagttgtcagtaactcacttaattagtggacattcaatatcttaaacacagggagactaacatgctcataataagaaggagcccaaaaatgtaatttgggattggtgcggtagttcaataatagttctctagtggaatgaattattattgataaaattaagttgtgtgttcggggcgaacacgggatgcttaattttatcgggagaccaaaaccaattcctcctctcggtccctatcgtagcctcttatttgtagagttctatacccacctatacccaccttctatacccacccaataggggtcggccaagctagcttgggaaacaagctagggccggcctaggtaaaagtttgggtggccgaccctagcttgaacacaagctagtggggccggccaaaataaattaaaaagaattttaattttaatttttttatgtggaagaaataatttattaaaaagaattaaaattaaattatctctcttgtaaaatttacaaaagattaaagaaagagattagatctctttccttatttgtagattggtgagatattttattttctcttaaaaattattcacatattgataaaattaaaattatagaaatttcttttattaaccatgtagagatttttaaagagaaattttaattttaaaatttccggaaacaaattaggaagttttaattgttgattgaaacttgtccaatttgttctccaatgatgtggccggccaatgtagatttaattgggaaattttattttatttttctcaattaaatcatgtcaaggaaattgaggaaattttattgtaattaaatttcctaatttgcctaggccaaggaatataaaagaaggggtgagggtgccttcatgagacacaacatctattatttctctccctcttttgtttcttggtgtggccggccatcctctccctctcttcctcttgtggtggccgaatctccctcttccattggagctcttgtggtggtcggatactattcgaagaagaagaagaagaaggagagaaagctagcatctcttggagcttggttagtgttttgattttcttccttggtgaagcttcctctttgttggccgaacctagctaggaggagaagaaggtggttggtggtttctcatctcggaagatcgttgcccacacaacgtccgaggttagaagaggaatacggtagaagatcaagaggtttttctacaaggtataactagtaatttttctttctgcatcatgctagttatttatggaaataataccaaatacaagaggcttacgttctagaatttcgaatatgttttttcgatgctgtgttcttttatttttgcttttccttgtgatttgattgttctctttggttaacctaaagttattttaggaaattaaatattagctttctataaaaggttttgtctagtcggtggtggttgctcccatatccaagaaggccatgtgcctcgccacgtcagtactgggaaccaattatggaaattaatatttaatggaattaataacttaaggagacttgggtcgaatgtgtaaagttccgcagaagatccaagtcaaaacctaaaagaacaaatagattaagttttggatcaaacatgttaagttccgcaggcgatccaaaatttaatttaaaagaacacatgttagctaggaaaatgttcagacctttgtacaaaatttttgtacagtggaacctataggtttttcgagtagcaaccaacacttggtatcagagctagggttttgcctctgtgtatttggtatttagtttaattatgcacatgtcatatataatttaggcaggttaatagtaggatgtgctaactttgtggatgcaggatccaactattatggcttttagttattatgtgtgtgattggacctttggacatgtcaagggcatttatttgtgtgtgcatgattgtattaaaatacagcaggagctgtatttagttttattaggattttatttttgatctagatacatgtacattccttttatgaaatataggatcaaaaatataaaattctatttatgtcgcggatcgaatcttgcaaagcgtggaaccttctaaggaccagaggcgcagcggaactaggagcaagatggatgcaacagctagatccggtggcggtggccaaatatggcagcagcttgggatgacaacacacggaggacaattagagataaaagccataatagttgaaaattaaattttctatttattgcttttatattatgctgtgtgtgcatgttagtttacaagttttagtaggctagcatagttaaaattcctcatttataaataactaagtgggagagggatttttaaataaatcccatggtctccattactggtttgtaagtgatgcaaacaagcttgcgcgttggctctgagtgccttcctccataacggatgagcttgtttgtggatcactagaacagacttccatttttggatgactataggaagttaattaagagcgtgtgatcttccccaacggtaggggcataatcttattaatggacttagtgtcaagtaatggtatacacttagacacatctaatagtatcctccccatcggagtcactactattatttgtgtgaccaaaagataccaactattaattttatttgtcaaaaagttaggttgacaagataataaaattaatgggataaaaccctccttttacaaatgttgaatttgtatacgtccacactaacgtggcatacaaaattcacggtgttttaaggtgttggttaatttaaaatagtattgtttgaggaatcaatattattctaaatttagagttctgaccaaaagttatttgtgattcttatgatgactttcaacccactgtccatcatacttcaacaaaacagacttactggacctaattacatagattggaaaagaaacctggacattgttctgactgcagaaagctataaatttgtattgactgaaccttgtcctgatgcacccactggtgaatctacccaagaggatattgaatatcataagagatgggtaaaggcagatgagatggcgcggtgttacattttggcttcaatgtcaaatgtattgcaacatcagcatcaagatttaccaacagcttatgatattatgaacaatctcaagaaactctttggtcatcaggatagggcttctagacaagaagctatgagaaagataatgacagccaccatgcaagagggtactcctgtaagggatcatatcctaaagatgatggcttatctgaacgagatacagatccttggaggagaaattgatggggaaacccagatcgatatgatcctccaaacgctacctagaagttttgagcagttccgcctgaactataatatgaataaaaggatttattcattaggggaactactgacagcagcagaaggattatttcgtcacaattctcaaattcactatgctgaaaatggttctacttctaaaccgaaaggaaagaagaagaagaaacaagctggcttagcaaagaaagtgaataaatctcagagtacgggatttaaagctggagtgaagaagcccaagggcaaatgcttcatctgcaagcaggcaggacattggaaggcagactgtcctcgtaggaatcaaaacaaaggtatatctcatgctctagttgttgaaacatgtttagcggtgttatctaccagcacctggtgtgtagatacgggagccactgatcatgtctgcaattccttgcaggggttccaggaaacccgacgactatctgaaggagaaattaccgtctacatgggcaatgctactaaggtggcagttgttgcagtgggagacgtctacttatcttttagtagaaatagaaatttggttttaaaaaattgtctttatgtacccagttttagaaagaatttaattccaatttctaaactatttttagatggatattcagtttctttcagtaacgatgtagttattaaaagaaataaagtgattatctgttctggtgcattggttggcaatttgtatactttaaatccaaattcttccacaaagcaaaacattgaaatttataactcatcttctagttctaataagagaaaagaaccttcggaaatgaatcaagcatatctttggcatctaaggct
This region of Zingiber officinale cultivar Zhangliang chromosome 9A, Zo_v1.1, whole genome shotgun sequence genomic DNA includes:
- the LOC122019271 gene encoding uncharacterized protein LOC122019271, with the translated sequence MSEAQDRQKSYADRRRRPLEFFVDDHVFLRVSPTKGVRRFGLKGKLAPHYIGPFHILERIGEVAYRLSLPPSLAGVHDVFHVSMLRKYVPHPMHILTDVSITLQPDVTYEEVPVRILDRKERQLRNKTIRLVKVGWEHHSDDEATWELEDDIRAQYPHLFNEERENVRYGKVGRIVWIEVLLWQWLAVKGSITIPAAVFHSGNISFVEALDYRFDNESCAECGDQI